CTTAGAGGTCATGCGCCTGGTAGTGGTTGGCTAGACAAAAAGGATCCAGGTGACGAGATATATAAATATTTTTTATCTAAATTAAATCAAAAATATCAGATAGTTTTTATTGGAGCTGATGTCGATTATGAAAGATATATAAATTATATGAAGGATTGGGTTAATGACCCAAAAGTAGAACTTAATAATATTGATAAAAGTTTAGGTCTTATTAATGGTGCAAAGTTTGTTATTGGAAATGATACTGGAATGTATCATGTTGCTGGGGCATATAATGTGCCTGTTTTTGTTTTTTGGAAGGATAGTCTTTATCCTAAGAGTAAGTCGCCAGGGAAACGCTGCGTTTTCAGCTTTAAAGGCAACTGGTATAATGATTTTGATAAGTGGGAAGCTAAAGGTTTTGATGCTGATCATTTCGCAAAGCTCAATCCAAGAAGAAAGCCGGGAATATGGAATTTAATAAAGTTTTGGTAAAAAATATTTTTATAACAGGGTCAACCGGTTGTATCGGGACATATCTTGTTGAACAGTTGATTAATAGGTCTGAATATAAGTTGTTTTTGTTAATTAGAGATGGGAATAGACTTCTTCCTAAGATACGTGAAAGTGAAAATGTAGTAATTATCAAGGGAGATATGTCAATAATTGAGAATGCAGCTGAATATTTGAAGGAATCAGATTACGTCATAAACGTTGCAACTAGTTGGGGAGGGACGAAAGAGTCTAATGTTCAGGGTGTTGTAAAAATGCTATCTTTAGTTAATCCAAAAAGACTTAAGAAGTTCATTCAATTTGAAACAGCCAGTATTTTGGGGCGTGGTAATGTCCTTTTGGAAGAAGCTCAAACAGAAGGTACCGGTTATATCAAGTGTAAATATGATATTTATCATCTGACAAAGAACCATGCGTTAGCAGATAAGATAATAAGAGTTTATCCTACTGTGGTGATAGGTGGCGCTAAAGATAGACCATATTCCCATATTAGTAAGGGGCTTCTTAATTTAAACAATCAAATAAAATTATTACGTCACTTTTATATAGATTTTGGATTCCATTTTATGCATACTGAAGATATTGCTAAGTGTGTAATTTATATTATGGAAAACGTTAAAAACAAGCATGATTTGGTTCTAGGTAATGATTATGTGACTTTAAAAGACTTTGTTAAGCAGGTAGCTTCTTATTATGGCAAGAAAACGTTTTTTAGGATAAAGATACCTAGTTGGTTAATAAGCTTAATGATAACCATTTTTAGAGTAAAAATAAGCGCTTGGGATAGATTTTGTTTTAATTACAAATGGTTCAAATATGAAACAGTTAATTGTGAAAAATATGGCATTGATACTAATAAGTTTACAGTAGAAGAAATAATGCAGGATGTTGAGGATAATAGGTAGATGGCAAAAGTACTAGACTTAAAGACATTAACTGATAAAAGAGGCAATTTAACTGTCATTGAAGACGAGATACCATTTGATATAAAAAGAATATTTTTTATTTATGGAGTCGATAGTTCTGTGCGAGGCAAGCATAGGCATAAGAAGACTAGACAGTTATTAGTTTCTCTAAAGGGAAAGTGTAGAATCTGCAATAAGAGTTCTAAAGAAGCACCTTTAGAGGTTTTTGAATTAGATACTCCGAGTAAAGCTTTATTGCTTGAGCCAGAAGATTGGCACTTTATGGATAATTTTTCGGAAGACTGTATTCTTCAAGTTTTTGCTTCAACCAAATTTAACCCAGATGATTATATTTATAAGGAATATTAGATGATCCCTTATGAGAACCTAGGTTTAGTAAATGAGGATTTTTTAAATGAACTCAATGATGTTTCTCTTGAAGTTCTTAAAAGTGGTTGGTACGTATTAGGTAAAAGAGTATTAGAATTTGAAGCGAAATTTGCTGAATATAATAATGCTAAATATTGTATTGGTGTTGCGAATGGATTAGATGCTCTCACTATTTCTTTGATGACATTTGGTTTTGAAAAAGGTTCTGAAGTTATTGTTCCAGCGAATACTTATATTGCAACAATTTTAGCAATTTTACATAGTGGATTAACTCCAGTATTGGTTGAGTCTGAGTTAGATACATATAATTTAAATCCATTGAAAGTTCAAGAAAAGATAACAATAAAGACAAAAGCTATTATGGTTGTACATCTTTATGGTAAACCTGTGAAAATGAATGAAATCATAAGAATTGCTAAGCAAAATAATCTTAAAATTGTAGAAGATTGTGCTCAAGCTCACGGTGCTAATATTGACGGCAAGAAGGTTGGTACATTCGGTGAAGCAGGAGCTTTTAGCTTTTATCCAACAAAAAATTTAGGTTGCATTGGTGATGGTGGGGCTATTATTACAAATGATGAAAATGTTTATCAAAAAGCAAAAATGTATAGGAATTATGGTTCAACGGTAAAATATTATAATGAGGTTGTTGGTTATAATTCCAGATTAGATGAGCTACAAGCAGCATTTCTAAGTGTGAAATTAAAGTATCTTGATGATATCAATTTACATAAAAGAAAGTTAGCTGAAGTTTATGATAAAGAACTAACAAATAAAGTTATTAAACCAATTCGGATTGATAACTTTTATGATGTGTTCCATATTTATCCAATAAGAGTTCCAGAAAGAGATAAGTTAAAGAAGTTTCTAATAGATAATGGAGTTGGCACTGAAATTCATTATCCTTTACAACCAGCAAAACAGAATGCGCTAAAAGGAATGTTTGATTATTTAGATTATCCAATAGCGGAAGAAATACATAATACAATTTTAAGTTTACCTATTTCTTATGCACATAGCGAAGAAGATGTTAAAATAGTTTGTAGTTTGATCAATCAATTTTTAGAGGAGTAATAGTGTTAGTTTCTGTTTGTATCCCTGTTTATAATGGTGCTATTTCAATTTCTAGGCTTGTTGATAATGTTCGTTCAGAACTAAAGAGTTTTGGTTATAATGTTGAATTTATTTTAGTGGATGATTGTAGCAAAGATAACAGTGTAGCCCTATGTACAGAGCTTGCCATTAATAATAAAGATGTGAAATTTATAGCTTTAAGAAAAAATTCAGGTGAGCATAATGCTGTTATGTGTGCGCTCAACTACATGACAGGTGATTATGCTGTTATTATTGATGATGATTTCCAGAACCCTCCATCAGAGATTAAAAAATTACTTGATGAAATACAAAAAGGATATGATGTTGTTTATTCTAAATATGAAAAAAAGAAGCATAGTTTGTTTAGAAATTTTGGCAGTAGATTCAATGATATTGTTGCAACGTATCTAATTAACAAACCAAAGGATCTTTATCTTTCTAGTTTTAAGGTAATAGAAAAGGGATTAGTGGAAGAGATAATAAAGTATAAGGGTCCGTTTCCTTATATTGATGGATTGATACTGAGATCAACAAGTAATTATAGTGCAGTTTATGTTGAACACAATAAGCGTGAAGAGGGTAGATCAAATTATACTCTATCAAAATTGGTTAGCTTATGGCTTAATATGTTTATTAATTTCTCTGTTATTCCTCTCAGAATATTTACTTTATTGGGAATAATAGTGGCTTTTATTTCATTTGTATTTGCTATCATGTTTTTAGTAGAGAAATTAATGATTCCTGACACTCCTGTTGGTTGGTCTTCAATTATTGTATCAATTTTATTTTTTTCAGGCATACAACTAGTTTTTCTTGGTCTAATAGGTGAATATTTGGGTAAATTATACTTGGATCATACTGGTAAACCTCAATGGACAGTAAAAAAAGAAATTATTTAGAAGTATTCATTTCAGTTATAAAAACAAACAAACACATTATTGTGCCGTTAATGTTTTTCTTTAGTTATATATTTTTATATAGGTCTTTTTCTTTTCTTTTTTTTAAAACTACCTTTCATGATTTTTATTTTTTTGACCACAGTGTTTGGAGCTTTGTACATGGTAAAGGACTGTTTTTGCATGCTTTTAATATGTCTTTTTTTGCTGATCATTTTTATCCTTGGCTTTTACTATTTGTCCCTTTTTATGCAATAGCTACTTCTCCTTTTTGGATGTTTATTATGCAAGGATTACTAGCAGCATTAATGGTATATCCTATATTGTCTTTTGCATCAGAGAAGATAGGTAAAGATAAAATTTTTATTATATCCATACTTCTTTTCTTTTATTTACCTTTTAGGTCGTATGGGAATGATTTTCATGGTGAATTATGGCAAGCAGCTGCTTTATCCTGGATGATTTATTCAATTGAGAAGAAGAAAGATTTACTGTTGTTAATATTGATTTTCTTATTTCCATTTCTTAAAGAGAATGCTGTGTCCTATCTGTCTTTTGTGGCTGTTTACCTGACGGCAATCAAACGAAGATGGAAATTTGGGGTTTTTGCTTTTTTTGGGGGGATTATCAGTTCTGTTTATTTGCTTGGTTGGTTAATCCCATTATTTGCTAGACAATCATCATCTATTTATATGAGTTCTGTAAACTATTCATCTAATTATAGTTATTTAGGAGAGGGGTTGATGGGAAAAGTTAACACTATGATTTTTCATCCTAATGTTTTATTAGAGAAGTTTTTTTCAATTAATAATATTGGATATTTTTTGGCACTTTTTGCTCCATTAGGGTTTTTATCATTATTTTCTCCTCTGGTTTTAATTGGGGTTGGTGTTTTTATGCAGAATACACTTTCCACCAATTTAAACTTTGTGGATATTACAGCGCATTATGCTATTGTTTTTACTCCAATAGTTTTTATTGCAGGTATTTTTGCTTATGAAAAGATAGTTAATCATAAAAGTAATTGGGTAAAAGTTAGCAAATTTTTTATGATTTTTTTTGTGATTATTAA
The genomic region above belongs to Candidatus Margulisiibacteriota bacterium and contains:
- a CDS encoding glycosyltransferase family 9 protein — translated: LRGHAPGSGWLDKKDPGDEIYKYFLSKLNQKYQIVFIGADVDYERYINYMKDWVNDPKVELNNIDKSLGLINGAKFVIGNDTGMYHVAGAYNVPVFVFWKDSLYPKSKSPGKRCVFSFKGNWYNDFDKWEAKGFDADHFAKLNPRRKPGIWNLIKFW
- a CDS encoding NAD(P)-dependent oxidoreductase — encoded protein: MEFNKVLVKNIFITGSTGCIGTYLVEQLINRSEYKLFLLIRDGNRLLPKIRESENVVIIKGDMSIIENAAEYLKESDYVINVATSWGGTKESNVQGVVKMLSLVNPKRLKKFIQFETASILGRGNVLLEEAQTEGTGYIKCKYDIYHLTKNHALADKIIRVYPTVVIGGAKDRPYSHISKGLLNLNNQIKLLRHFYIDFGFHFMHTEDIAKCVIYIMENVKNKHDLVLGNDYVTLKDFVKQVASYYGKKTFFRIKIPSWLISLMITIFRVKISAWDRFCFNYKWFKYETVNCEKYGIDTNKFTVEEIMQDVEDNR
- a CDS encoding FdtA/QdtA family cupin domain-containing protein, whose protein sequence is MAKVLDLKTLTDKRGNLTVIEDEIPFDIKRIFFIYGVDSSVRGKHRHKKTRQLLVSLKGKCRICNKSSKEAPLEVFELDTPSKALLLEPEDWHFMDNFSEDCILQVFASTKFNPDDYIYKEY
- a CDS encoding DegT/DnrJ/EryC1/StrS family aminotransferase, which gives rise to MIPYENLGLVNEDFLNELNDVSLEVLKSGWYVLGKRVLEFEAKFAEYNNAKYCIGVANGLDALTISLMTFGFEKGSEVIVPANTYIATILAILHSGLTPVLVESELDTYNLNPLKVQEKITIKTKAIMVVHLYGKPVKMNEIIRIAKQNNLKIVEDCAQAHGANIDGKKVGTFGEAGAFSFYPTKNLGCIGDGGAIITNDENVYQKAKMYRNYGSTVKYYNEVVGYNSRLDELQAAFLSVKLKYLDDINLHKRKLAEVYDKELTNKVIKPIRIDNFYDVFHIYPIRVPERDKLKKFLIDNGVGTEIHYPLQPAKQNALKGMFDYLDYPIAEEIHNTILSLPISYAHSEEDVKIVCSLINQFLEE
- a CDS encoding glycosyltransferase family 2 protein, with the protein product MLVSVCIPVYNGAISISRLVDNVRSELKSFGYNVEFILVDDCSKDNSVALCTELAINNKDVKFIALRKNSGEHNAVMCALNYMTGDYAVIIDDDFQNPPSEIKKLLDEIQKGYDVVYSKYEKKKHSLFRNFGSRFNDIVATYLINKPKDLYLSSFKVIEKGLVEEIIKYKGPFPYIDGLILRSTSNYSAVYVEHNKREEGRSNYTLSKLVSLWLNMFINFSVIPLRIFTLLGIIVAFISFVFAIMFLVEKLMIPDTPVGWSSIIVSILFFSGIQLVFLGLIGEYLGKLYLDHTGKPQWTVKKEII
- a CDS encoding DUF2079 domain-containing protein codes for the protein MDSKKRNYLEVFISVIKTNKHIIVPLMFFFSYIFLYRSFSFLFFKTTFHDFYFFDHSVWSFVHGKGLFLHAFNMSFFADHFYPWLLLFVPFYAIATSPFWMFIMQGLLAALMVYPILSFASEKIGKDKIFIISILLFFYLPFRSYGNDFHGELWQAAALSWMIYSIEKKKDLLLLILIFLFPFLKENAVSYLSFVAVYLTAIKRRWKFGVFAFFGGIISSVYLLGWLIPLFARQSSSIYMSSVNYSSNYSYLGEGLMGKVNTMIFHPNVLLEKFFSINNIGYFLALFAPLGFLSLFSPLVLIGVGVFMQNTLSTNLNFVDITAHYAIVFTPIVFIAGIFAYEKIVNHKSNWVKVSKFFMIFFVIINLLFMIFFEVRNFIPPKNIKAHYQILKLIPMNASVAADSNLQGHLQYRERLFRVGAEPSNTEFVVVKKYPYVSEKDLPYLFKKQPIKVLTSLLLGDVRREKDIISNDLLIKKYLDDLNYTSTNISNLWLFQKLH